The proteins below are encoded in one region of Ferruginibacter lapsinanis:
- the gldE gene encoding gliding motility-associated protein GldE encodes MDYHSVINFSQYFTFLAITPAASAVLIFLAVVLSTISFLIAGSEVAFFSLTYKDINMLKTKQQPSFRRIVTLLEQPKILLASMLIANSFVNIGIILIANILMDGWLEVFHLSFWLSFLIKVATVTFLIVLFGEVLPKVWATHHKVWFASTASLIVEISNSLFYRFSKRMVGYSDNIEKKFTSANSSMLDNSELDYAIDLLPEHEATIEEKQILKGIRKFGDTTVKQVMRTRLDVSGIEHTCTFEDVIKQVEELHYSRLPVYKNNLDEILGVLHTKDLLPFINASKPDNYDWHSLMRHPYFVHEQKLIEDLLQEFRNRRMHFAVVVDEFGGTSGIVTLEDIMEEIIGDIKDEFDDEESVNKKIDEYNYIFEGKTMINDVCKAMNLPMDTFDVVRGDSDSLAGLVLEIAGEFPQINEEVVSGDFVFIPLEINKNRIDKVQITIRERTAQ; translated from the coding sequence TTGGATTATCATTCGGTCATTAATTTTTCACAGTACTTTACATTTTTAGCAATAACGCCTGCAGCATCAGCGGTGCTTATATTTTTGGCTGTGGTATTATCTACTATCTCATTTTTGATTGCAGGTTCTGAGGTTGCTTTCTTTTCACTTACCTATAAGGATATCAATATGCTTAAAACCAAGCAGCAGCCTTCTTTCAGGCGTATTGTAACCTTGCTTGAGCAACCTAAAATTTTATTGGCCTCGATGTTGATTGCCAATAGTTTTGTAAATATTGGTATTATTCTTATCGCAAATATTTTGATGGATGGTTGGTTAGAAGTATTTCATCTTAGTTTCTGGCTTAGCTTTTTAATAAAAGTTGCTACTGTTACTTTTTTGATTGTGTTATTTGGAGAAGTGTTACCTAAAGTTTGGGCAACACATCATAAAGTTTGGTTTGCATCTACTGCATCATTGATAGTGGAGATTTCAAATAGTTTATTTTATCGTTTCAGTAAACGGATGGTTGGGTATAGTGATAATATTGAAAAGAAATTTACATCTGCTAATTCATCAATGCTGGATAACAGCGAGCTGGATTATGCGATTGATCTGTTGCCCGAACATGAAGCTACAATAGAAGAAAAGCAGATACTGAAAGGGATCAGAAAATTTGGTGACACAACTGTAAAGCAGGTGATGCGGACACGCCTGGACGTAAGCGGAATTGAGCATACATGTACTTTTGAAGATGTGATAAAACAAGTAGAAGAGTTACATTACTCCCGGTTACCGGTATATAAAAATAATTTAGATGAGATACTAGGCGTGCTGCACACGAAAGACCTGTTGCCTTTCATTAATGCTTCCAAGCCCGATAATTACGATTGGCATAGTTTGATGCGGCATCCGTATTTTGTTCATGAACAAAAACTGATCGAAGATCTTTTGCAGGAATTCAGAAACAGAAGAATGCATTTTGCAGTAGTGGTAGATGAATTTGGGGGTACTTCCGGTATTGTTACGCTGGAAGATATCATGGAGGAAATTATCGGTGATATTAAAGATGAGTTTGATGATGAAGAAAGTGTCAATAAAAAAATTGATGAATACAATTATATTTTTGAGGGTAAGACAATGATAAATGATGTATGTAAAGCAATGAATTTGCCGATGGATACATTTGATGTTGTAAGAGGCGATAGCGATTCTCTTGCAGGATTGGTATTAGAGATTGCCGGAGAATTTCCGCAGATAAACGAAGAGGTTGTAAGCGGTGATTTTGTTTTTATTCCTTTAGAAATAAATAAGAATAGAATTGATAAAGTACAAATTACCATACGGGAAAGAACTGCACAATAA
- a CDS encoding single-stranded DNA-binding protein — protein sequence MRGVNRVMLIGNLGKDPDMQFLEGNIGVAKFSLATTETYKDRSGKLVSQTEWHTVVLWRGLAELAQKYLHKGSLVYIEGRLKTRSWEDKEGNKKFATEVVGDNLIMLDKRTDGSIPGHEGIEGEHGGDIPPADDAPERLPF from the coding sequence ATGAGAGGTGTAAACAGAGTAATGTTGATTGGCAATTTGGGAAAAGATCCTGATATGCAATTTTTAGAAGGCAATATTGGTGTAGCAAAGTTTTCGTTAGCTACTACCGAAACCTATAAAGACAGGAGTGGTAAACTGGTATCACAAACAGAATGGCATACGGTGGTGTTATGGAGAGGGCTTGCAGAGTTGGCGCAAAAATATTTGCATAAAGGGAGTTTGGTGTATATAGAAGGAAGATTAAAAACACGTAGTTGGGAAGATAAAGAGGGGAACAAAAAATTTGCTACAGAAGTTGTTGGCGATAATTTAATCATGTTGGATAAAAGAACAGACGGAAGTATTCCGGGACACGAAGGAATAGAAGGAGAACATGGAGGGGATATTCCTCCTGCAGACGATGCTCCAGAGAGATTACCTTTTTAA